A genomic region of Prionailurus bengalensis isolate Pbe53 chromosome D1, Fcat_Pben_1.1_paternal_pri, whole genome shotgun sequence contains the following coding sequences:
- the LOC122483659 gene encoding chromobox protein homolog 1-like, translating into MTKGEVKYLLKWKEFSDNMWEPEESLDCPDLIGKFLQSQKTALETDKPEGGKLKADSDSEDKGEESKPKKKKSQKSHRLLDLQTRGELMFLMKWKNAAEADLVPAKEVNIKCPPGAHILQ; encoded by the coding sequence ATGACAAAGGGCGAAGTGAAGTATCTTCTAAAGTGGAAGGAGTTCTCAGATAACATGTGGGAGCCAGAAGAGAGCCTGGATTGCCCTGATCTCATTGGCAAGTTTCTACAGTCACAGAAAACAGCACTTGAGACGGATAAACCAGAGGGAGGCAAGCTCAAAGCTGACTCTGATTCTGAAGATAAGGGAGAGGAGagcaaaccaaagaaaaagaagagtcagaAAAGCCACAGATTATTAGATCTACAGACTCGTGGAGAACTCATGTTcctgatgaaatggaaaaatgctGCTGAGGCTGACCTAGTCCCTGCCAAGGAAGTCAATATCAAGTGCCCACCAGGTGCTCATATCCTTCAATGA